A section of the Salminus brasiliensis chromosome 10, fSalBra1.hap2, whole genome shotgun sequence genome encodes:
- the LOC140564220 gene encoding transmembrane protein 87A-like has protein sequence MTYVSVFLSSLLLSSLCLAFGAEVSLWTLDVSPHIGHVFRKTLYANSTIFMKFQGHLAACEEKKLAFNVSWYLRSSVCYNEVFNTPDNNALSMFGMDHRLKEDWTGSYSQGYIYFENCSSLLTPKAYYKVFQPVFPLNSPNPEEDKASNQTGNVWESEPDVGAVAKSWSQSPYMFIVKFQPEPLPDASRGRREAEDKNVSSDSLSKLSITMTVEMKHHDDYSSPADWPLMMFFMVMCIVYVLFGALWLFWLICYWRDLLRIQFWIGAVIILGMLEKAVFYSEYQSIRYQGEYDQSAVIFAELLSALKRSLARILVIIVSLGYGIVRPRLGTTVPRLLAVGLLYLIFSSVEGVLRVTGGFYGTVALVANLSLSLIDSCVMWWIFISLSQTTRLLKLRRNVVKLSLYQHFTNTLIFSVLASIIFIIWTTRQFKIVGCQRAWRELWVDDAFWRLLFSTILLVIMVLLRPSVNSQRFSHSPLIDEEDDEDDEAKEPMLNEAFEGMKMRGAKSETHTSQKLLSKESSQDDDLKWVEENIPTTVVDVALPVVLDEEEELLNTKMERSKME, from the exons ATGACATAtgtttctgtctttctatcGTCTTTACTTTTATCGTCCTTATGCCTCGCATTCGGGGCGGAAGTTTCCCTGTGGACTTTAGATGTCTCTCCG CATATCGGACATGTTTTTCGCAAGACCCTATATGCCAACTCCACAATCTTTATGAAAT TTCAGGGACATTTGGCAGCATGTGAAGAGAAAAAACTGGCCTTTAACGTGAGCTGGTACCTGCGGTCCTCCGTCTGCTATAATGAAGTGTTCAACACCCCA GACAATAATGCATTGTCTATGTTTGGAATGGATCATAGGCTGAAGGAGGACTGGACTGGCTCCTATAGCCAGGGCTACATCTATTTTGAAAACTGCTCATCTCTATTAACACCAAAG gCCTATTATAAAGTGTTTCAGCCAGTTTTTCCTCTCAACAGTCCTAATCCCGAA GAGGACAAGGCCTCAAACCAAACAGGAAACGTGTGGGAGAGTGAACCG GATGTTGGTGCAGTTGCTAAGTCATGGTCGCAGAGCCCCTACATGTTTATTGTGAAATTCCAACCAGAACCACTTCCTGATGCCAGTAGAGGGCGCAGAGAGGCAGAGGACAAGAACGTATCCAGTGATTCACTGAGCAAGTTATCAATTACAA TGACAGTAGAAATGAAGCATCATGATGACTACTCCTCACCTGCTGACTGGCCTCTAATGATG TTTTTCATGGTTATGTGCATCGTGTACGTGCTGTTTGGTGCTCTGTGGCTCTTCTGGCTGATCTGTTATTGGCGAGACTTGCTCAGGATCCAGTTCTGGATCGGTGCTGTCATCATCCTGGGCATGTTGGAGAAGGCGGTCTTCTACTCTGAGTACCAGAGCATCCGATACCAAGGAGAATacg ACCAAAGTGCTGTTATCTTtgctgagctgctgtctgcACTGAAAAGATCCCTAGCTCGAATCCTGGTGATCATAGTCAGCCTGGGCTATGGCATTGTAAG GCCAAGGCTGGGGACTACAGTGCCCAGGCTGCTGGCTGTAGGCCTGCTGtatctcatcttctcttctgtAGAGGGTGTCCTCAGGGTAACAGGG GGTTTCTATGGCACAGTGGCTCTCGTTGCtaatctcagtctctctcttatTGATTCCTGCGTCATGTGGTGGAT TTTCATCAGCTTGTCTCAGACAACTCGACTCCTGAAGCTGCGCAGAAATGTGGTGAAGCTCTCATTATACCAGCACTTCACCAACACACTTATATTCTCTGTTCTGG CATCCATCATATTCATCATATGGACAACTAGACAGTTCAAGATTGTGGGCTGTCAGAGA GCATGGAGAGAACTGTGGGTGGATGATGCTTTCTGGAGGCTGCTTTTCTCCACCATCTTGCTGGTCATCATGGTGCTGCTACGGCCCTCTGTCAACAGCCAAAG ATTTTCTCATTCTCCACTCATTGATGAGgaagatgatgaggatgatgaagcGAAGGAGCCTATGCTTAATGAAGCCTTTG AGGGAATGAAAATGAGAGGAGCAAAGTCAGAGACACACACCAGTCAGAAACTCCTCAGCAAAGAG AGCTCCCAAGATGATGACCTGAAATGGGTGGAAGAGAACATTCCTACAACTGTAGTTGATGT AGCTTTGCCTGTGGTGTTGGATGAGGAGGAG GAACTTCTCAACACCAAGATGGAGAGGTCCAAAATGGAGTAG